The Blastococcus sp. HT6-4 genome window below encodes:
- the ruvA gene encoding Holliday junction branch migration protein RuvA, with the protein MIASVHGRVAAVGPDGAVVEVGGIGLSVQCTPGTIARLQVGEAARLATSLVVREDSLTLYGFTDDDERQLFELLQTANGVGPRLAQAVLAIHPPREVRRAVSTADVKALMQVPGIGKKGAERLILELRDRLGSTSTDTSLDGPAPAGLPPVTPVAPWRDQLTSALVGLGWSAKEAETAVGQLAPVADEQLAATGTVEVAVLLRQALQLLGRT; encoded by the coding sequence ATGATCGCCAGCGTGCACGGCCGGGTCGCCGCGGTGGGGCCCGACGGCGCCGTCGTCGAGGTCGGCGGCATCGGGCTGTCGGTGCAGTGCACCCCCGGCACGATCGCCCGGCTGCAGGTCGGCGAGGCCGCGCGCCTGGCCACCAGCCTCGTGGTGCGCGAGGACTCGCTGACGCTCTACGGGTTCACCGACGACGACGAGCGCCAGCTGTTCGAGCTGCTGCAGACGGCGAACGGCGTCGGCCCGCGGCTGGCCCAGGCGGTGCTGGCCATCCACCCGCCGCGGGAGGTCCGCAGGGCGGTGTCGACCGCCGACGTCAAGGCGCTGATGCAGGTGCCCGGCATCGGCAAGAAGGGCGCCGAGCGGCTGATCCTGGAGCTGCGGGACCGCCTCGGCTCGACCAGCACCGACACCTCCTTGGACGGTCCCGCACCGGCCGGGCTGCCGCCGGTGACGCCGGTCGCCCCCTGGCGGGACCAGCTGACCTCGGCGCTCGTCGGGCTGGGCTGGAGCGCCAAGGAGGCCGAGACCGCGGTGGGGCAGCTGGCCCCGGTGGCCGACGAGCAGCTCGCCGCGACCGGCACCGTCGAGGTCGCCGTCCTGCTGCGGCAGGCCCTCCAGCTGCTGGGTAGGACGTGA
- a CDS encoding heparan-alpha-glucosaminide N-acetyltransferase domain-containing protein, translating to MTYDPGVGPDRIAGLDLARGLAVLGMFGAHLRISDELHADPSTWGAVVDGRSSILFATLAGVSIALLTGRSRPADGVDLVRARLRILVRAAWIVAIGAVLEWLDTFVAIILGVYGTLFVLALPFLRRPTRRLLVAAGVVAVAGPPLNALLGQVLSAADAKSHYVAELLVTGTYPAMLWLAFVLVGLAVGRLDLAATGVRARLAGAGAAAAVLGYGGGWVSTRAVADGVSSAGPREGFASPVGEWEAAWLTGAEPHSGTTFELVGSCGVALLVIAGCLVVADRLPLPTAPLRAVGAMALSVYTLHIVALWALLLTGDPAAARGVGVWLLFVLTALAAAGTWRWKLGRGPLERLLTWSSSRAAAVQPTRRT from the coding sequence GTGACGTACGACCCGGGGGTGGGGCCGGACCGCATCGCGGGCCTGGACCTCGCCCGCGGGCTGGCCGTGCTGGGCATGTTCGGTGCCCACCTCCGCATCAGCGACGAGCTGCACGCGGACCCGTCGACGTGGGGGGCGGTCGTCGACGGCCGCTCGTCCATCCTGTTCGCCACCCTGGCCGGCGTCTCGATCGCGCTCCTCACGGGGCGGTCCCGGCCGGCCGACGGCGTGGACCTGGTCCGGGCCCGGCTGCGCATCCTCGTCCGGGCCGCGTGGATCGTCGCGATCGGCGCGGTGCTGGAGTGGCTGGACACGTTCGTCGCGATCATCCTCGGCGTCTACGGCACGCTGTTCGTGCTCGCGCTGCCCTTCCTCCGCCGGCCGACGCGGCGGTTGCTCGTCGCCGCGGGGGTCGTGGCCGTGGCGGGACCGCCGCTGAACGCGCTCCTCGGCCAGGTCCTGTCGGCCGCCGACGCGAAGTCCCACTACGTCGCGGAGCTGCTGGTCACCGGCACCTACCCCGCGATGCTCTGGCTGGCGTTCGTGCTGGTCGGGCTGGCCGTCGGGCGGCTCGACCTGGCTGCCACGGGCGTCCGGGCGCGCCTGGCCGGGGCGGGCGCGGCCGCCGCCGTGCTGGGCTACGGGGGCGGCTGGGTGAGCACCCGGGCCGTCGCCGACGGCGTCTCGTCCGCCGGCCCCCGGGAGGGGTTCGCCTCGCCGGTGGGGGAGTGGGAGGCGGCGTGGCTGACGGGAGCCGAGCCGCACAGCGGCACGACCTTCGAGCTGGTCGGGTCGTGCGGCGTCGCCTTGCTCGTGATCGCCGGCTGCCTGGTGGTCGCCGACCGGCTGCCGCTGCCCACCGCTCCGCTGCGTGCCGTCGGCGCGATGGCGCTGTCGGTCTACACCTTGCACATCGTCGCCCTGTGGGCGCTGCTGCTCACGGGCGATCCGGCCGCCGCGCGGGGCGTCGGCGTGTGGCTGCTGTTCGTCCTGACGGCGCTCGCGGCGGCCGGCACGTGGCGGTGGAAGCTCGGGCGGGGACCGCTGGAGCGGCTGCTGACGTGGAGCTCGTCGCGCGCCGCCGCCGTCCAGCCCACGCGGCGGACCTGA
- the ruvC gene encoding crossover junction endodeoxyribonuclease RuvC: MRVLGIDPGLTRCGWGVVDGRPGARPTAVGVGVVRTLPELDLELRLLELHTAVTALLREHRPDVVAIERVFTQNNKGTATGTAQAAGVAALAAAQADRPVAWHTPSEVKAAISGNGRADKEQVTLMVTRVLGLGAAPKPADAADALALAVCHAWRGPAQQRLRTAAIAGGIGAPVRATTLPRWTGVAAR, translated from the coding sequence ATGCGGGTGCTCGGCATCGACCCGGGCCTCACCCGGTGCGGGTGGGGAGTGGTCGACGGGCGCCCCGGGGCGCGTCCGACGGCGGTCGGGGTCGGCGTCGTCCGCACGCTGCCGGAGCTCGACCTCGAGCTCCGGCTGCTGGAGCTGCACACCGCCGTCACCGCGCTGCTGCGCGAGCACCGGCCGGACGTCGTGGCGATCGAGCGGGTGTTCACCCAGAACAACAAGGGCACCGCCACCGGCACCGCCCAGGCGGCCGGGGTCGCGGCGCTCGCGGCGGCGCAGGCCGACCGGCCGGTCGCCTGGCACACGCCCAGCGAGGTGAAGGCCGCCATCTCCGGGAACGGCCGCGCGGACAAGGAGCAGGTCACCCTCATGGTCACCCGAGTGCTCGGCCTCGGCGCCGCGCCCAAGCCGGCCGATGCCGCCGACGCCCTGGCGCTCGCGGTCTGCCACGCCTGGCGCGGGCCGGCGCAGCAGCGCCTGCGCACGGCTGCGATCGCCGGCGGGATCGGCGCGCCCGTGCGCGCCACCACGCTGCCGCGCTGGACGGGGGTGGCGGCCCGATGA
- the ruvB gene encoding Holliday junction branch migration DNA helicase RuvB, whose product MSPQAGDEERVVESALRPHSLHDFIGQPKVARQLALVLEGAKRRGRTPDHVLLSGPPGLGKTSLALIIGSELGTAVKITSGPAIERSGDLAAMLSNLAPGDVLFIDEIHRIARPAEELLYMAMEDFRVDVVVGKGPGATAIPLEINPFTLVGATTRAGLLTGPLRDRFGFVGQMEFYEPAELQRVLARSAALLGVELTDEGSAEIAGRSRGTPRIANRLLRRVRDYAEVEADGRVTREVAEAALALYDVDHLGLDRLDREVLEALVGKFGGGPVGVATLAVAVGEEPHTVEEVCEPFLVRAGLLARTPRGRVATEAAWHHLGRPLPRGGIPLGRVTADPQVPGSSSEALFDA is encoded by the coding sequence GTGTCGCCGCAGGCCGGTGACGAGGAGCGGGTCGTCGAGTCGGCGCTGCGGCCGCATTCGCTGCACGACTTCATCGGCCAGCCGAAGGTCGCCCGCCAGCTCGCGCTCGTCCTCGAGGGTGCCAAGCGGCGTGGCCGCACCCCCGACCACGTGCTCCTGTCCGGCCCGCCCGGGCTCGGCAAGACGAGCCTGGCGCTGATCATCGGCTCCGAGCTGGGCACGGCGGTGAAGATCACCAGCGGTCCGGCGATCGAGCGGTCCGGTGACCTCGCCGCGATGCTGTCCAACCTGGCGCCCGGCGACGTGCTCTTCATCGACGAGATCCACCGCATTGCCCGGCCCGCCGAGGAACTGCTCTACATGGCGATGGAGGACTTCCGGGTCGACGTCGTCGTCGGCAAGGGGCCGGGGGCGACGGCGATCCCGCTGGAGATCAACCCCTTCACCCTCGTCGGCGCCACCACCCGGGCCGGCCTGCTCACCGGCCCGCTGCGCGACCGGTTCGGGTTCGTGGGCCAGATGGAGTTCTACGAGCCGGCCGAGCTGCAGCGGGTCCTGGCCCGGAGCGCCGCGCTGCTCGGCGTGGAGCTGACCGACGAGGGGTCGGCCGAGATCGCCGGCCGCTCCCGGGGGACGCCCCGGATCGCCAACCGGCTGCTGCGCCGGGTGCGCGACTACGCCGAGGTCGAGGCCGACGGCCGGGTGACCCGCGAGGTGGCCGAGGCGGCCCTCGCGCTCTACGACGTCGACCACCTGGGCCTGGACCGGCTGGACCGCGAGGTGCTCGAAGCCCTCGTAGGGAAGTTCGGCGGGGGGCCGGTCGGGGTCGCCACCCTCGCCGTCGCGGTGGGGGAGGAGCCGCACACCGTCGAGGAGGTGTGCGAGCCGTTCCTGGTCCGCGCCGGGTTGCTGGCCCGTACGCCGCGCGGCCGGGTGGCCACCGAGGCCGCATGGCACCACCTCGGCCGGCCCCTGCCCCGGGGCGGGATCCCGCTCGGCCGGGTCACAGCAGACCCACAGGTACCAGGGTCGTCGTCAGAGGCCCTGTTCGACGCCTAG
- the yajC gene encoding preprotein translocase subunit YajC, producing the protein MEYFPLIMLALLAVLLFVLPARQRKKMQEQAAAMQASLTIGTPVMTSSGLHGTVAALGETTVDLEIAPGVVVTFARPAILEVRRPAGADAVGDDPSRPADGTV; encoded by the coding sequence GTGGAGTACTTCCCGCTGATCATGCTGGCCCTGCTGGCCGTCCTGCTCTTCGTGCTGCCCGCCCGGCAGCGCAAGAAGATGCAGGAGCAGGCCGCCGCCATGCAGGCGTCGCTGACGATCGGCACCCCGGTCATGACGTCGAGCGGGCTGCACGGGACGGTGGCCGCGCTCGGCGAGACCACGGTCGACCTGGAGATCGCCCCCGGCGTGGTCGTCACCTTCGCCCGCCCGGCGATCCTCGAGGTGCGTCGCCCGGCCGGCGCGGACGCGGTCGGCGACGACCCCTCGCGTCCGGCCGACGGCACCGTCTGA
- the pdxT gene encoding pyridoxal 5'-phosphate synthase glutaminase subunit PdxT translates to MSTVSARPVIGVLALQGDVREHLAVLRAEGAEPRPVRRPEELAEVDGLVVPGGESTTMAKLAGRFGLLEPLRDAVRAGLPAYGTCAGMILLADRLVDAPPGQPTVGGLDVTVRRNAFGRQVDSFESHVELAGVDGGPLHAVFIRAPWVEQAGPGVEVLGRVVGGPADGRIVAVRQGDVVATSFHPELTGDRRVHALFVDIVRRHLADAGRIDDAGRRGEP, encoded by the coding sequence GTGTCCACCGTTTCTGCCCGGCCCGTGATCGGGGTCCTCGCGCTCCAGGGCGACGTCCGCGAGCACCTCGCGGTGCTGCGCGCGGAGGGCGCCGAGCCGCGGCCGGTCCGCCGCCCGGAGGAGCTCGCCGAGGTGGACGGGCTGGTCGTGCCCGGCGGCGAGTCGACGACGATGGCCAAGCTCGCCGGCCGGTTCGGCCTGCTCGAGCCGCTGCGCGACGCCGTCCGCGCCGGGCTGCCCGCCTACGGCACCTGCGCCGGCATGATCCTGCTGGCCGACCGGCTGGTCGACGCCCCGCCGGGCCAGCCGACAGTGGGCGGGCTCGACGTCACCGTGCGGCGCAACGCCTTCGGCCGCCAGGTCGACTCCTTCGAGTCGCACGTCGAGCTGGCGGGCGTCGACGGCGGGCCGCTGCACGCCGTCTTCATCCGTGCGCCGTGGGTCGAGCAGGCCGGCCCCGGGGTCGAGGTCCTCGGCCGGGTCGTCGGGGGTCCGGCCGACGGTAGGATCGTCGCGGTCCGCCAGGGCGACGTGGTGGCCACCAGCTTCCACCCCGAGCTGACCGGGGACCGCCGGGTGCACGCGCTGTTCGTCGACATCGTGCGCCGTCACCTGGCCGACGCAGGCCGGATCGACGACGCCGGCAGGAGAGGAGAGCCGTGA
- the pdxS gene encoding pyridoxal 5'-phosphate synthase lyase subunit PdxS codes for MDPTDTSTGTDRVKRGMAEQLKGGVIMDVVTPEQAKIAEDAGAVAVMALERVPADIRAQGGIARMSDPDMIEGIIDAVSIPVMAKARIGHFVEAQVLQSLGVDYIDESEVLTPADEAHHIAKSAFTVPFVCGATDLGEALRRISEGAAMIRSKGEAGTGNVVEATRHMRSIRAGIKALGTLDETELFVAAKELRAPYDLVAEVARLGKLPVVLFTAGGIATPADAAMMMQLGAEGVFVGSGIFKSGDPALRAAAIVQAATFFDDPDVIAKVSRGLGEPMVGINVSTLPESERYATRGW; via the coding sequence ATCGACCCGACGGACACCTCGACCGGGACCGACCGGGTGAAGCGCGGCATGGCCGAGCAGCTCAAGGGTGGCGTCATCATGGACGTGGTCACCCCGGAGCAGGCCAAGATCGCCGAGGACGCCGGCGCGGTCGCCGTCATGGCGCTGGAGCGGGTGCCGGCCGACATCCGCGCCCAGGGCGGGATCGCCCGGATGAGCGACCCCGACATGATCGAGGGCATCATCGACGCCGTCTCCATCCCGGTGATGGCCAAGGCGCGCATCGGGCACTTCGTCGAGGCCCAGGTGCTGCAGTCACTCGGCGTGGACTACATCGACGAGTCCGAGGTGCTGACCCCGGCCGACGAGGCGCACCACATCGCCAAGAGCGCGTTCACCGTCCCGTTCGTCTGCGGCGCCACCGACCTCGGCGAGGCGCTGCGGCGCATCTCCGAGGGCGCGGCGATGATCCGCTCCAAGGGTGAGGCGGGCACCGGCAACGTCGTCGAGGCCACCCGGCACATGCGGTCCATCCGGGCCGGCATCAAGGCGCTGGGCACGCTCGACGAGACCGAGCTGTTCGTCGCGGCCAAGGAGCTGCGGGCGCCGTACGACCTGGTGGCCGAGGTGGCCCGGCTCGGCAAGCTGCCGGTGGTGCTGTTCACCGCCGGTGGGATCGCCACCCCGGCCGATGCGGCGATGATGATGCAGCTCGGCGCCGAGGGCGTGTTCGTGGGCTCGGGCATCTTCAAGTCCGGCGACCCGGCGCTGCGCGCGGCGGCCATCGTCCAGGCCGCGACCTTCTTCGACGACCCCGACGTGATCGCCAAGGTGTCGCGGGGCCTGGGTGAGCCGATGGTCGGGATCAACGTCTCCACGTTGCCGGAGAGCGAGCGGTACGCCACCCGCGGCTGGTGA
- a CDS encoding YebC/PmpR family DNA-binding transcriptional regulator encodes MSGHSKWATTKHKKAGIDAKRGKLFAKLIKNIEVAARTGGGDPAGNPTLFDAIQKAKKSSVPNDNIDRAVKRGSGAEAGGVDYQGITYEGYAAGGVAVLIECLTDNKNRSAMEVRTAMTRNGGSMADPGSVSYLFSRKGVVVVPQADGVDEDSVLMAVLDAGAEEVRDLGDTLEVLCEPGDLVAVRTALQDAGIEYDSAEAGFQPSVQVELDVDGAGKVFRLIDALEDLDDVQNVYANYDVPDEVMEQVAADA; translated from the coding sequence GTGAGCGGCCATTCCAAGTGGGCGACGACCAAGCACAAGAAGGCTGGGATCGACGCCAAGCGCGGCAAGCTCTTCGCCAAGCTGATCAAGAACATCGAGGTCGCGGCCCGCACCGGCGGCGGTGACCCGGCGGGCAACCCGACGCTGTTCGACGCCATCCAGAAGGCCAAGAAGAGCTCGGTGCCCAACGACAACATCGACCGCGCGGTCAAGCGCGGGTCCGGCGCCGAGGCCGGGGGCGTCGACTACCAGGGCATCACCTACGAGGGGTACGCCGCCGGCGGCGTCGCCGTCCTCATCGAGTGCCTGACCGACAACAAGAACCGGTCGGCCATGGAGGTCCGCACGGCCATGACCCGCAACGGCGGGTCGATGGCGGACCCGGGATCGGTCTCCTACCTCTTCTCCCGCAAGGGCGTCGTGGTGGTGCCGCAGGCCGACGGGGTCGACGAGGACAGCGTGCTCATGGCGGTCCTGGACGCCGGCGCGGAGGAGGTGCGCGACCTCGGCGACACCCTCGAGGTGCTCTGCGAGCCCGGCGACCTGGTCGCGGTGCGCACCGCCCTGCAGGACGCGGGGATCGAGTACGACTCGGCGGAGGCCGGCTTCCAGCCGAGCGTGCAGGTGGAGCTCGACGTCGACGGCGCCGGCAAGGTCTTCCGGCTCATCGACGCCCTCGAGGACCTCGACGACGTGCAGAACGTCTACGCGAACTACGACGTCCCCGACGAGGTCATGGAACAGGTCGCGGCCGACGCCTGA